One window from the genome of Variovorax sp. PAMC26660 encodes:
- a CDS encoding nucleoside hydrolase: MALPVVLGFVILTLSLAASNAHAADATPGKPTVHTLIIDTDPGADDVIALLFAMASPDELKIQALTTVAGNVPLAKTSRNARLAREWAKRPDIPVYAGAPRPLVRTPIYAADIHGSEGITGVKVHEPSQPLAEGNAVDYLIRTLRAAPDKSVTLAMLGPETNLALALTQAPDITRGLRELVLMGGAHFNGGNITPTAEFNVFADPHAAEIVLKSGVPITMLPLDVTHKVLTSPERIARLRGIGNQAGKTVADILDAYVQHDMKYYGLTGGPVHDATVIGYLLQPSLFKGRQVNVEVDSREGIGFGQTAVDWYGGLKKPANVNWIAEGDAQGFFDLLTQRISRLP, encoded by the coding sequence CTGGCCCTTCCTGTTGTTCTTGGATTCGTCATCTTGACCCTCAGCCTCGCTGCCTCGAATGCCCATGCCGCCGATGCCACGCCCGGCAAGCCCACGGTGCACACGCTGATCATCGACACCGACCCCGGCGCCGACGACGTCATCGCGCTGCTGTTCGCCATGGCTTCGCCCGACGAGCTGAAGATCCAGGCGCTGACCACGGTGGCGGGCAACGTGCCGCTGGCCAAGACATCACGCAATGCACGGCTTGCACGCGAATGGGCGAAGCGGCCCGACATTCCGGTCTATGCCGGTGCGCCGCGCCCCCTGGTGCGCACGCCGATCTATGCGGCCGACATTCACGGCAGCGAAGGCATCACGGGCGTGAAGGTACACGAGCCGAGCCAGCCGCTGGCCGAAGGCAATGCCGTCGACTACCTGATCCGCACGCTGCGCGCGGCCCCCGACAAGAGCGTAACGCTCGCGATGCTCGGGCCCGAAACGAACCTCGCGCTGGCGCTGACACAGGCCCCCGACATCACACGCGGCCTGCGCGAGCTGGTGCTGATGGGCGGCGCACATTTCAACGGCGGCAACATCACGCCGACGGCCGAGTTCAACGTCTTCGCCGACCCGCATGCGGCCGAGATCGTGCTCAAGAGCGGTGTGCCGATCACCATGCTGCCGCTGGACGTCACGCACAAGGTGCTGACCAGCCCCGAGCGCATCGCCAGGCTGCGCGGCATCGGCAACCAGGCCGGCAAGACCGTCGCCGACATCCTCGATGCCTATGTGCAGCACGACATGAAGTACTACGGCCTGACCGGCGGCCCGGTGCATGACGCCACGGTGATCGGCTACCTGCTGCAGCCTTCGCTGTTCAAGGGCAGGCAGGTGAATGTGGAAGTCGACAGCCGCGAAGGCATCGGCTTCGGCCAGACGGCGGTCGACTGGTACGGCGGGCTGAAGAAGCCGGCCAACGTGAACTGGATTGCAGAAGGGGATGCGCAGGGCTTCTTCGATCTGCTGACGCAGAGGATTTCTCGGTTGCCCTGA
- a CDS encoding dienelactone hydrolase family protein — translation MNRDDPLDDFEPRSITLDSITKVVHVTGTGPAVIVMTEMPGISPHVARFSRWVRDAGFTVYMPSLFGRDGAVPGVEEGIATFKRACVSAEFRAFASNESSPVTQWLRALARLAHEECGGPGVGAIGMCFTGNFALSMMLEPSMLAPVVCQPSLPMDNPAGMNMAPEELAAVRERLEREDLTVMAYRFDGDRHCRAERFAAFAEALGQRFVARVLPDSAANPQTPPFFDKVVASPHSVVTAHLIDEAGQPTVAARDEILSFFAQRLGEGRAQQ, via the coding sequence ATGAATCGCGACGATCCGCTGGACGATTTCGAGCCCCGTTCGATCACGCTCGACAGCATCACCAAGGTGGTCCACGTGACGGGCACGGGGCCCGCAGTGATCGTGATGACCGAGATGCCGGGCATCAGCCCGCACGTCGCGCGCTTCAGCCGATGGGTGCGCGACGCGGGCTTCACGGTCTACATGCCGTCGCTGTTCGGCCGCGATGGTGCCGTGCCGGGTGTCGAGGAAGGCATCGCCACCTTCAAGCGCGCCTGCGTCAGTGCGGAGTTTCGTGCCTTTGCTTCCAACGAATCGAGCCCGGTGACGCAGTGGCTGCGTGCCCTCGCCCGGCTCGCGCACGAGGAATGCGGTGGCCCCGGCGTGGGCGCGATCGGCATGTGCTTCACCGGCAACTTCGCGCTGTCGATGATGCTGGAGCCTTCGATGTTGGCGCCGGTGGTGTGCCAACCTTCGCTGCCCATGGACAACCCGGCCGGCATGAACATGGCGCCCGAGGAACTGGCCGCCGTGCGGGAGCGCCTGGAGCGCGAAGACCTGACGGTGATGGCCTACCGCTTCGACGGCGACAGGCATTGCAGGGCCGAGCGTTTCGCCGCCTTTGCCGAAGCGCTGGGGCAGCGCTTCGTCGCGCGCGTGCTGCCCGACAGCGCGGCCAATCCACAGACACCGCCCTTCTTCGACAAGGTGGTCGCCAGCCCGCACAGCGTGGTGACGGCGCACCTGATCGACGAAGCGGGCCAGCCCACCGTGGCAGCGCGCGACGAGATCCTGTCGTTCTTCGCGCAGCGGCTCGGTGAGGGGCGCGCGCAACAGTGA